The Syntrophus gentianae nucleotide sequence AGTTTTTTAGCTCTTTCAATAAAGTCTGCCGCCGCGGAAATCGGGATAATAATTTCGCTCGCCAGAATCGTCGGCCCCAGACGCTTTGTCTTCATCCCGAAGAGGCGCTCATTCCACAGGTATCGGGCGGCATAGCGGGGCGCTGCCTCAATGACCCCCGATTTGACGATGAATCTCTCGAAGCGTTCTTCATCCTCGGCACTGCCGAACTCAAAAAGAACGCCGGCACTCTTCTTGAAAATCTCGGCCCGGATGACCTCGTTGGTGTCGTTGAGATGATTTTCATCCAGGAAGCGGATGACGTTGGGATTGAGATTCTCCGCGTTCCTGCTTTTGACGAAGCGGTCGATGAAGGAGAAAGCCGCCCGGTCGTCCTTGAAATAAAGCAGATGGGCATAGGACGCCTCCGGGACATCCCGAAGTTTGAGCGTGGCCTCAACGATAATGCCGAACTCCCCTTCGGTGGACACAAAGAAGTGAAATTCGGGGTCGGAAGGGGAAAGGACCTTGAGTTCCCCGGCGCCGGTGATCACCTTCATGGAGACGATCTGCTTCGACAGGTGCCCGTACCTGAAGCTGTTGATTCCATAGCCTCCCGTTGAGATCCAGCCGGCAACGGTGGAAAACTTGCTGGAGGGGTACGTCATCAGACAAAGACCCACTTTCTTCGCCATCAGATCGATATCGCTCCACCGGGCGCCCGCCTCAACGGTAACGGTCTTTTCCTTCGTATCAATCTCCAGGATTTTCCGGAAAGGAGAAAGGTCGATGACAATTCCGGCTTTCGTCGGGATCACGCCGCCAAAGCCCCATGATGCGGAGCCCCTGGGTATCACGGGGACCTTCTCCTTATTGGCAAAGGCCAGGACCTTTTTGATCTCGTCTGCGTTTTTAGGCTGAACGACAAAATCGGGTTGCGTTTCAAAAAATGTCCTGGTCATGATATCCGGAACATCACCAATATCATGAGAGAACATCTCTCTTTCTTCCACCTTGTCGAGGATGTTGATATCGCCCGCGACCTTTCTGAATTCTTCTATCGATTTCATTGGTTCCCTATCTCTTCAATTCTCAATCATATCGGGGAGTAAGTGCCCTTTATTTCCAAAGGTTATAATGCGACTCTGTACTACACCGTAAGCGCAAGATGAGTGCCACGATCTGAACTCCGCTTTCGGGGTGGCCGGTAAAAAGATACTTTTACTCCCCGAGAGGGGAAAGAAATCAGGACCATTAATTCAAATAATAAAGAATACAGGGGAAAATTCAAATTCTTTTTGACTCTCAGCC carries:
- a CDS encoding FAD-binding protein, which translates into the protein MKSIEEFRKVAGDINILDKVEEREMFSHDIGDVPDIMTRTFFETQPDFVVQPKNADEIKKVLAFANKEKVPVIPRGSASWGFGGVIPTKAGIVIDLSPFRKILEIDTKEKTVTVEAGARWSDIDLMAKKVGLCLMTYPSSKFSTVAGWISTGGYGINSFRYGHLSKQIVSMKVITGAGELKVLSPSDPEFHFFVSTEGEFGIIVEATLKLRDVPEASYAHLLYFKDDRAAFSFIDRFVKSRNAENLNPNVIRFLDENHLNDTNEVIRAEIFKKSAGVLFEFGSAEDEERFERFIVKSGVIEAAPRYAARYLWNERLFGMKTKRLGPTILASEIIIPISAAADFIERAKKLGDRFGVEICVDSYILDEKLALIMATFLCDSRKKKYMINMPLVSMLTKTAVSLGAEPYGLGLWNAAFINALYSPERQQALKAYKAKVDPNNILNPGKFFAVNSTALASLVFSPAVFGLSMNLLTSLSPIIGKAATLLFGKEEKIDHLDFELSTHACAKCGNCLAVCPAYLITHNEGVTAKGKVALAKKLIEGKEVTREEAQNAFMCMHCKACEEICQTNLELMRFWDALETRLEGKFGRPEAQITEFLKKVDKSDEYWEMVERNA